From a region of the Actinopolymorpha singaporensis genome:
- a CDS encoding helix-turn-helix domain-containing protein, translated as MVETLKKGVRVTGPQRDKLAADLRRKYDGGKSIRTIAQETGRSYGFVHRLLSESGVRLRSRGGATRAKKVRA; from the coding sequence GTGGTCGAGACATTGAAGAAGGGCGTTCGGGTCACCGGACCACAGCGGGACAAGCTCGCCGCGGACCTGAGACGAAAGTACGACGGAGGCAAGAGCATCCGTACGATCGCCCAGGAGACCGGCCGGTCCTACGGGTTCGTGCACCGGTTGCTGAGCGAGTCCGGGGTGCGGCTTCGCAGCAGGGGCGGAGCGACCCGGGCCAAGAAGGTGCGGGCCTGA
- a CDS encoding ABC-F family ATP-binding cassette domain-containing protein yields MITVSSLELRAGARLLLSDVSFRVAPGDRVGLVGRNGAGKTTLTRILAGEGQPAAGTVTRSGSVGYLPQDPRTGDLDVTARDRVLSARGLDQVVDQLRTAELEMAGVGAGSAGTAGTDRAMRKYARAEEEFLARGGYAAESEAAQVTASLGLPERVLSQPLRTLSGGQRRRIELARILFSGSDTLLLDEPTNHLDADSVTWLREYLRSYRGGLVVISHDVGLLEATVNRVFHLDANRAELDVYNVGWRTYLEQRETDDRRRRRERTNAERKASALMAQADKMRAKATKATAAKNMARRAERMVSGLEAERKADRVARIRLPEPAPCGKTPLTARELSKSYGSLEVFSDVDLAVDKGSRVVVLGLNGAGKTTLLRVLSGVERPDTGEVVPGHGLRLGYYAQEHETLDTTRTVRENMLAEAPHLTDTEARKVLGSFLFSGDDVDKPAGVLSGGEKTRLALARLVCSSANVLLLDEPTNNLDPVSREEILGAIRSYKGAIVLVTHDEGAVAALEPERVLLLPDGVEDLWNADYADLVSLA; encoded by the coding sequence GTGATCACCGTAAGCAGTCTCGAACTCCGTGCTGGCGCGCGTCTTCTTCTTTCTGACGTCTCCTTCCGCGTCGCCCCCGGCGACCGCGTGGGTCTGGTCGGCCGCAACGGCGCCGGCAAGACGACCCTGACCCGGATCCTCGCCGGCGAGGGCCAGCCGGCCGCCGGCACCGTCACCCGTTCCGGCTCGGTCGGCTACCTCCCGCAGGACCCTCGCACCGGCGACCTCGACGTCACCGCCCGCGACCGCGTGCTGTCCGCGCGCGGCCTGGACCAGGTGGTCGACCAGCTGCGCACCGCCGAGCTGGAGATGGCCGGCGTCGGCGCGGGCAGTGCCGGGACCGCCGGCACCGACCGCGCGATGCGGAAGTACGCCCGGGCCGAGGAGGAGTTCCTCGCCCGCGGCGGGTACGCCGCCGAGTCCGAGGCGGCCCAGGTCACCGCGAGCCTTGGCCTCCCCGAGCGCGTTCTGTCCCAGCCGCTGCGCACCCTCTCCGGCGGTCAGCGGCGCCGCATCGAACTGGCCCGGATCCTGTTCTCCGGCTCCGACACCCTGCTCCTCGACGAGCCGACCAACCACCTCGACGCCGACTCCGTCACCTGGCTGCGGGAGTACCTGCGGTCCTACAGGGGCGGCCTGGTGGTGATCAGCCACGACGTCGGCCTGCTCGAGGCGACTGTCAACCGCGTCTTTCACCTGGACGCCAACCGCGCCGAGCTGGACGTCTACAACGTCGGCTGGCGCACCTACCTCGAGCAGCGCGAGACCGACGACCGGCGGCGCAGGCGCGAGCGCACCAACGCCGAGCGCAAGGCGAGCGCCCTGATGGCCCAGGCCGACAAGATGCGGGCCAAGGCGACGAAGGCGACCGCGGCCAAGAACATGGCCCGCCGGGCCGAGCGGATGGTCTCCGGGCTGGAGGCCGAGCGCAAGGCCGACCGGGTGGCCCGGATCCGGCTGCCCGAGCCCGCTCCCTGCGGCAAGACGCCGTTGACAGCGCGCGAGCTGTCGAAGTCGTACGGCTCGCTGGAGGTCTTCAGCGACGTCGACCTGGCCGTCGACAAGGGCAGCCGGGTGGTCGTCCTCGGGCTGAACGGTGCGGGGAAGACGACCCTGCTCCGGGTGCTGTCCGGGGTCGAGCGGCCCGACACCGGCGAGGTGGTGCCGGGCCACGGCCTCCGGCTCGGCTACTACGCCCAGGAGCACGAGACACTCGACACCACGCGTACCGTCCGGGAGAACATGCTGGCCGAGGCTCCGCACCTCACCGACACCGAGGCGCGCAAGGTGCTGGGCTCGTTCCTGTTCTCCGGCGACGACGTGGACAAGCCGGCGGGGGTGCTCTCCGGTGGGGAGAAGACCCGGCTGGCGCTGGCCCGGCTGGTGTGTTCGAGCGCCAACGTCCTGCTGCTGGACGAGCCGACGAACAACCTCGACCCGGTGTCGCGGGAGGAGATCCTGGGCGCGATCCGGTCGTACAAGGGTGCGATCGTGCTCGTCACCCACGACGAGGGCGCGGTCGCGGCGCTCGAACCCGAACGCGTCCTGCTGCTCCCCGACGGTGTCGAGGACCTCTGGAACGCCGACTACGCCGACCTGGTCTCGCTCGCCTGA
- a CDS encoding thiolase family protein, translating into MNPHPGSAPVLVAARRTPLATAGRGLAHLSADELAAPVLRALLADLRIPVEQDTAPHSVPNSVPSTAVADVILGNTMGPGGNVARVAALRAGLGPAVPGLTVDRQCGSGLEAVTLAAGQVRAGLGALYLAGGVESASTAPVRAWRPDTPGEAPRPYDRAPFAPPPYADPEMGAAADLVAREAGVSRERQDGYAARSHARAVAAAAAGRFAAEIVPLAGCDRDDRPRAGLDLSRLARLRPAFVPVGEGGTVTAGNSCGVNDGAAAVAVVSERLRAARGWAGLRLVDWACTGTDPGRPGLGPVSAVRALLDRQGLKLADVGAIEFVEAFAGQVLACADALDLDPERICADGGALALGHPWGASGAVVLVRLFSRMVRAGGPDLGLAAVAVGGGMGLAALVARVPGESAPDSVGSRS; encoded by the coding sequence GTGAACCCGCACCCCGGCTCAGCGCCCGTCCTGGTGGCCGCCCGGCGTACGCCCCTGGCCACCGCCGGCCGCGGGCTCGCCCACCTGTCCGCCGACGAACTCGCCGCACCGGTGCTGCGCGCGCTGTTGGCCGACCTCCGGATCCCCGTCGAGCAGGACACCGCGCCGCACTCTGTGCCGAACTCCGTGCCGAGCACCGCGGTCGCCGACGTCATCCTCGGCAACACGATGGGTCCCGGCGGGAACGTCGCCCGGGTGGCCGCCCTGCGTGCCGGGCTCGGTCCGGCTGTGCCCGGCCTGACCGTCGACCGCCAGTGCGGCAGCGGCCTGGAGGCGGTGACGCTGGCGGCCGGACAGGTACGTGCGGGGCTGGGCGCGCTTTACCTCGCCGGCGGGGTGGAGAGCGCGTCCACCGCGCCGGTGCGGGCGTGGCGGCCGGACACCCCGGGCGAGGCACCACGCCCGTACGACCGTGCGCCGTTCGCTCCCCCGCCGTACGCCGACCCGGAGATGGGCGCCGCTGCCGACCTGGTGGCCCGCGAGGCCGGGGTGAGCCGGGAACGCCAGGACGGCTACGCCGCGCGCAGCCATGCCCGGGCGGTGGCGGCCGCGGCGGCAGGGCGGTTCGCCGCGGAGATCGTCCCGCTGGCCGGTTGCGACCGCGACGACCGTCCCCGGGCCGGGCTGGACCTGAGCAGGCTCGCCCGGCTGCGGCCGGCGTTCGTTCCCGTCGGCGAGGGAGGCACGGTCACCGCGGGCAACTCCTGCGGCGTCAACGACGGCGCGGCCGCGGTGGCCGTCGTCTCCGAACGCCTGCGCGCCGCACGTGGGTGGGCCGGGCTGCGGCTGGTCGACTGGGCGTGCACCGGCACCGATCCCGGCCGGCCCGGTCTGGGACCGGTGTCCGCCGTACGCGCCCTGCTGGACCGGCAGGGCCTCAAGCTCGCCGACGTGGGTGCGATCGAGTTCGTGGAGGCGTTCGCCGGTCAGGTGCTCGCCTGCGCCGACGCCCTCGACCTGGACCCGGAACGGATCTGCGCCGACGGCGGCGCGCTGGCGCTCGGCCACCCGTGGGGCGCGAGCGGCGCGGTCGTCCTCGTGCGGTTGTTCTCGCGGATGGTGCGCGCCGGTGGTCCCGACCTCGGGCTGGCCGCGGTCGCGGTCGGCGGCGGGATGGGGCTGGCCGCGCTGGTGGCGAGGGTGCCCGGCGAGTCTGCCCCCGACTCTGTTGGGAGCCGGTCGTGA
- a CDS encoding class I adenylate-forming enzyme family protein codes for MPISRDVRRRAAAEPDRPALVGRSGTVGYGELAARAERRAETLAASGVAAGHAVVCADPDPADLLAAVVAADLLEAAAVVADADWPDAVREPAAASARALVDRHGTAVSLVVFTSGSTGTPRPVARTRRSWTFSFPTFSALTGVGAQDTVLVPGRLSGSLFLYGALHALTVGAAVHALPSWSPADAARACESCTAVHLVPSMLTELLDRLGPSAGRLRTVVCGGAHLDPGVRAKAAAAGMEVVDYYGAAELSFVAIRRPGLPPDRLRPFPEVDVDVRDGVIWARGPYLALGLDRDPDGFATVGDHGVRHDDGTLSVHGRGDAAITTGGATVLAEAVEHVLRQVPGVAEVACVGTPHERLGQVVAAVVEPRPGCAPTLAELRAAAAVGLAATDRPRLWYAVDRLPRTPGGKVPRAEVHAGLRDGSLGARVLT; via the coding sequence ATGCCCATCTCCCGCGACGTACGCCGCCGGGCGGCCGCCGAGCCGGACCGGCCGGCGCTGGTCGGTCGCTCCGGGACGGTCGGCTACGGCGAACTGGCCGCCCGCGCCGAACGCCGGGCCGAGACGCTCGCCGCCTCCGGAGTCGCAGCCGGGCACGCCGTGGTCTGTGCCGACCCGGACCCGGCCGACCTGCTGGCCGCCGTAGTCGCGGCCGACCTGCTGGAGGCGGCCGCTGTGGTCGCCGACGCCGACTGGCCGGACGCCGTCCGCGAGCCGGCCGCGGCCTCCGCCCGCGCACTGGTGGACCGGCACGGCACCGCCGTGAGCCTGGTGGTGTTCACCTCCGGCAGCACCGGCACTCCCCGGCCGGTGGCGCGGACCCGCCGGTCGTGGACGTTCAGCTTCCCCACGTTCTCCGCCCTCACCGGTGTCGGTGCGCAGGACACGGTGCTGGTGCCCGGCCGGTTGTCCGGAAGCCTGTTCCTGTACGGCGCCCTGCACGCGCTGACCGTGGGTGCCGCGGTGCACGCCCTGCCGTCCTGGTCGCCCGCCGACGCCGCCCGGGCCTGCGAGTCCTGCACCGCCGTGCACCTGGTGCCGAGCATGCTCACCGAACTTCTGGACCGGCTCGGCCCCTCCGCCGGCCGGCTGCGGACCGTCGTGTGCGGGGGCGCCCACCTCGACCCCGGCGTACGCGCGAAGGCCGCGGCGGCCGGAATGGAGGTCGTCGACTACTACGGCGCGGCCGAACTCTCCTTCGTCGCCATCCGCAGGCCGGGCCTGCCGCCGGATCGGTTGCGGCCGTTCCCCGAGGTGGACGTCGACGTCCGCGACGGCGTGATCTGGGCCCGCGGCCCCTACCTCGCGCTCGGGCTGGACCGCGACCCCGACGGGTTCGCCACGGTCGGCGACCACGGTGTACGCCACGACGACGGAACGCTGTCGGTCCACGGGCGCGGCGACGCGGCGATCACCACCGGCGGCGCGACCGTCCTCGCCGAGGCGGTCGAACACGTGCTGCGGCAGGTGCCCGGGGTGGCCGAGGTCGCCTGCGTCGGTACGCCGCACGAACGGCTGGGCCAGGTCGTCGCCGCGGTCGTCGAACCCCGGCCGGGCTGCGCACCCACCCTGGCCGAGCTGCGGGCGGCCGCGGCGGTGGGCCTGGCGGCCACCGATCGGCCGCGGCTCTGGTACGCCGTGGACCGGCTCCCCCGTACCCCCGGCGGCAAGGTGCCGCGAGCCGAGGTCCACGCCGGCCTGCGCGACGGCTCGCTCGGCGCCCGGGTGCTGACGTGA
- a CDS encoding biotin transporter BioY → MAAPAPVRRLPTRDLALIALFAALIAVLGLPGSIALFGSTVPITAQSLGPMLAGSILGARRGLLATLTFCALVLAGLPLLAGGRGGLGVLAGASAGYFVGFPLGAWVTGWLTERLLPRYSIPAGLVANIVGGIVVVYAVGVPVQAWRSGTTGLVATLVAATVFLPGDLIKAVIATLVARGVHAGYPTLGSAEAGGPAAEPDGPGGEPADPAGGKPSGSKRRARR, encoded by the coding sequence ATGGCAGCACCGGCACCGGTCCGCCGGCTACCCACCCGCGACCTGGCGCTGATCGCGCTGTTCGCGGCCCTGATCGCGGTGCTCGGCTTGCCGGGATCCATCGCGCTGTTCGGCAGCACCGTCCCGATCACCGCGCAGTCGCTGGGGCCGATGCTGGCCGGGTCGATCCTGGGTGCGCGCCGCGGCCTGCTGGCCACGCTGACGTTCTGCGCGCTCGTGCTCGCCGGGCTGCCGCTGCTGGCCGGCGGCCGGGGCGGGCTGGGCGTACTGGCCGGTGCGTCGGCCGGCTACTTCGTGGGGTTCCCGCTGGGCGCCTGGGTGACCGGATGGCTGACCGAGCGCCTGCTCCCCCGCTACAGCATCCCGGCCGGGCTGGTCGCCAACATCGTCGGCGGCATCGTCGTGGTGTACGCGGTGGGTGTTCCGGTACAGGCGTGGCGGTCGGGTACGACCGGACTGGTCGCCACGTTGGTAGCTGCGACGGTGTTCCTGCCCGGCGACCTGATCAAGGCGGTGATCGCGACGCTGGTCGCCCGCGGGGTCCACGCGGGCTACCCGACTCTCGGTTCGGCCGAGGCCGGCGGACCAGCGGCCGAGCCTGACGGCCCCGGTGGCGAGCCCGCCGACCCGGCTGGCGGGAAGCCGAGCGGGTCGAAGCGGCGAGCGCGGCGGTAG